CCGGTTATTACAGAAGCTGAAGGTACTGTTCAGTTTGGTAACTTTGAAGGAACAGTAGAAGAGCATACTGATGAGTTGACAGGTTTAACAACTCATGTTGTTAAGGGTGCCAAAGATAGAGCGTTGGCTTCAAAAGAAGCTAGACCATACATTCAGTTGGTGGATAAGAAAGGTGAGCCTGCGTTCTTCCCTGGGACGCAAACTCCAGCAATGTATTACCTGCCGGAGAACTCTATCATTGTTGTTTCTCAAGGAGATGAGATTGGTGCCGGTGATACCTTGGCGAGAATTCCACAAGAGTCATCTAAAACCAAGGACATTACCGGGGGTCTACCTCGAGTTGCTGACTTGTTTGAAGCTCGTCAACCAAAAGAGCCAGCTATTATGGCTGAGGTTTCTGGTGTGGTTAGCTTTGGTAAGGAAACTAAAGGTAAGCAACGCCTGATAATCACTGAAGATTCTGGTGAACAGCATGAAACCCTGATTCCAAAATGGAGAACGGTTGATGTATTCGAAGGTGAGCGTGTTGAGCGAGGTGACGTAGTTGCTGATGGTAATCCAAACCCTCATGATATTTTGAGGCTACTTGGAGTAGAGAAGTTGACTCAATATATTGTTGATGAAGTTCAAGATGTTTACCGTCTGCAAGGTGTGCGTATCAATGATAAGCATATTGAAACAGTGGTTCGTCAAATGCTTCGTAAGGTTGAGATTTCAACAGCCGGAGATACTAATCTGATTCCTGGTGAACAGGTTGAGTATGCGCGCGTTCTTGAATTAAATGAGCAAGCTAGAGAAGAAGGCAAGGTTGACGCTACTTTCCAACGTGTGCTGCTTGGTATTACAAAAGCATCCTTGGCAACAGAATCATTTATTTCTGCGGCGTCCTTCCAGGAAACGACTCGTGTACTAACTGAAGCTGCGGTAAGTGGTAAAGTTGATAAGCTGGTCGGCTTGAAAGAAAACGTCATTGTTGGTCGTTTGATTCCTGCTGGTACAGGTTTTGCCTACCACCAAGCAAGAAGATTGGCTAACGAAAAAACACAAAGAGAGTTGTCTGTATTTATGGAGTCTACAACGGAAGAAGAAGTTGTTGCTGAAGTGGATATGGCGTTAAACGACTCAGAAGAAAGTTGATAGTTTAAGTTTGTGAATATTTAAAATATTTCATGAACTTATACTTGACAATGAGGGTTTTGATCTCTAAAATCCTCAAACCTTATTTGGGGGTAAATTACCCTCAATTTTTTTATTAAGAGCAAAATCTTATTAAATGGAGTAAGAATTAATGGCTACTATTAACCAGTTGGTGCGTAAGCCGCGTAAAGACAAAGTTAAAAAGTCTAACGTCCCTGCGCTTGAAGCATGTCCTCAGCGTCGTGGTGTATGTACGCGTGTTTATACAACAACACCTAAGAAGCCTAACTCTGCCCTACGTAAAGTTGCACGTGTTCGCTTGACCAATGGATATGAAGTTTCTACTTATATCGGTGGTGAAGGGCATAACTTGCAAGAGCACTCCGTGATTTTGATTCGCGGTGGTCGTGTAAAAGATTTACCTGGTGTGCGTTATCATACAGTGCGCGGTGCATTAGACTGTGCTGGTGTTGATAAACGTAGACAAGGTCGTTCTAAGTACGGTGCGAAACGTCC
This portion of the Hydrogenovibrio marinus genome encodes:
- the rpsL gene encoding 30S ribosomal protein S12, with translation MATINQLVRKPRKDKVKKSNVPALEACPQRRGVCTRVYTTTPKKPNSALRKVARVRLTNGYEVSTYIGGEGHNLQEHSVILIRGGRVKDLPGVRYHTVRGALDCAGVDKRRQGRSKYGAKRPKG